DNA from Triticum aestivum cultivar Chinese Spring chromosome 7D, IWGSC CS RefSeq v2.1, whole genome shotgun sequence:
TGGTGGCCACGGTGGCGTCGTGGGTGTACCGCACGGGGGTGTTCCTGCTGGTGTGCGTGCTGTTCCGCCTCACCTGCGAGCTCCAGATCCTGCGCTTCGAGGGGATCTACCACATGTTCGACGCGGAGGCgtgcgccgccgccgacgagatctTCGTGGAGCACCGCCGCATCCGGACGCAGCTGCTGGCCACCAGCCACCGGTACAGGGTGTTCATCATCTGCTGCCTCGTCACCATCACCGTCAGCCAGCTCGGCGCCCTGCTCGTCGCCCTCTCCTCCAAGGACGGCAAGAGCTTcgccaactccggcgacctccttgTACGTACGGAGAGTACCACCATGTGTCCATGAGCGAGTACGTGCCTGGAAAGTAATACAAGCATTGCTGCATTGTTGCAGGTTGGTTCGTCGGTGCAGCTGAGTGGGTTCTTCATGTGcctgttcggcgcggccaggatcaCGCACCGAGCCCAACGGATCGTGTCCATCGCCAGCCAGTGGCACATGCGCATGGTGTCCGCCGCTCTGCACCACGGCAAACCAGGCGTCAGCACCTCGGCGAGCGACATCGACCCGGTCGCTCTGACGGCGCCATTGCTCCCCGGAGCAGGATGTGACTACAAAAGCAGACAAGCTCTTGGTAACAAAACTATTTTCTTAGGAAGATATATAAAGGAATAATGGAGCAATCGATTTCTGAATTTTCTTAATCTAACAATCTAACTTTGTTGATGTGCTTGCTGTGTGTTCAGTGACGTACCTGTGGCACAACAGTGGCGGGATCACCTTGTTCGGCTTCACGCTCGACAGGGGCCTCCTCCACACCATCTTCGCCTTCGAGATGACCCTCGTGCTCTGGATCCTCAGCAAAGCTGTAGTTCTCTCCTAGCTACCAGTACATCGACTACTGCATACGAGACCAGTGATTGTTAGTAGTATTTGATAATTAACCACGATGTCGTTGACGAAAGTGTAAGTAAATTCAGCTAGTTATTGCTTCCAGAATAATTACACATCAGTTTTGCGTTTTGAGTTCATCCGTGCCACGCAAAAACtgcgtatcttttcattgatagaagtGAGTGAAATGAGTACAAAGAGGTGGTACAATACATCACACGAACGAAAGGTGGTATGAATGATGCCTAGAGCAGAAGGTCAAGGGATGCTCAGCCCCAAACAACGATATAACACAGCTAAACTCATGATTGTCTGAAAATTCTAGCACTTTAGCTATATGCATGTCACCTGAAAATTGATTTTAGGTAAGTCACGCATTAAGCTAATTTTTAAAGAAGATATTCTACCATCCCGGGAAGATACTTCTTTATTTAGCATTGGACCCTCTATGGCAGTCATATTAGTTTTATTAAGTTTTTTAGTTATTCCTTTGGAATATCATTCATATTCTTTTTGGACTGTTCTGAATTGTTTTGGGCTGGTTCTTTTGACTGACACCAATTTGGGACAGTCAATTCCTTGATGGGCTAGTTAAAGCCCATTACTTGTGCGGCCCAGCCAACCCCTTTCTCCCTTTGATTTTTTTCCCGTTTTCTCATTTTTATGTGTTTTGCTCTTGATCTTTTCTTTATTAGTCCTTTTGGGTATATTTGGGATGTTGGCTGAGTGTAAATATAAAATATATACAAAAGTACAAcattatatgtttattcttgcataCTATAAAATAGTGCAATTTCAGTGCAAGGTTGTGTGCacgctttttcttcttcttttaaaAGATAATACCAATGTACTAATTCATTGTTGCATATTAAACTTCATTACTTTTACTTTGTTTTAGTTATTATTTTAATTTCTTTCTTCTCTAATTTGGTGTTTTGTTTTAGATTTGTTTTCATTTTTATTCTTCCTAAACATAATACCAATGCTAGTAATCcattcttccttagaaaacttCACTATTTTGATTTTGTATTAGTAtttgtttcattttctttcttcttaaagggtaccAATTCATCGTTTCTTAGAAAAAATTCACTATTTTTATTTAGTttcagttttttattttatttctttcatCTTTAATGGTAATACCAATGTCACCAATTTATTCCTTCTTAGGAAACTTTCCTTTTCAGGCAAATTCCACTATTTTATGTTTATTCTTGTGTATTATAAAAAGCACAATTTATGTATAAAAGGTGTgcaattttttgatattttttaattgcttttcattttctttcttcttaaagggtaatatcaatgccactaattcattcttttttttacaaaaaatcattattttgattttgattttgttttTCATGTCCTTCTTCTTTAATGGCAATGCCATTGTAACTAATTTATTCATTATTAGAAAACTTTCTTTTCTGTGCAAATTccactattatatgtttattcttgtATATTTTAAAAACACAAATTACGTGTAAATTGTatgcaaattttgtcattatttgttttattgcttttcatatttttttaaagggtaataccaatgccactaattgtGTCTCCCTTTATCAAGAGGGTACGTTAGTTCAGAGACACACACATACACCATGTAAATGCCGGGTATGTGAACGAATTCATTGTCATGTACCCATTGGGTGAGCTGCACCTGCATGTACACGTCAAACCTTCGTTTGTTTCTCACCATCCAGCTGAGCTAACTCTGTTGGACACGACAGAAATAAAAAGACCAAACCAAATTGAATTAAGGCGACTGCCTTTTAGTCGGTCCCTTTTACTCCCATCCCGCTTGTTAGACTTGGTTTATGCTTTCAGTGTCGTACTGAAAGCAACTCAGGCATAATTTTCATAATGGACAGGGACGTGATCGCCAGAAAATATGAAGACCGACTCGGTTGCGTGTAAAATCATATTCACTACTATATTTCAACCTTTAAATATGTTGGAACCAGTCCACACTTGCACATTGCCGCCCAACGTCTCCCACTAACCACGATTGGATAAGCTCATCTCCTAGAGTTTAGCTAGTCAGTTGGTTAGAGACTTGTATGGGGAGTAGGGcgttttggagctcggcctccatggaggccggattttttgaaaaattcaaaattcgcacttttcagtttcaaaaaaatctgaaaaaatcatACAAGTAAACAAGGGTGttatgtgtatgtgtgtaaaatttgaGGATGAAATACCCTAAAATGCGATctgtgcaaaaaaaaaacaaattcatgaACTTTGAGGATGAATAGTGCATCTACTAAAAAGCCTCAtatttgttctttttgtgtagCACTCATTTTAAGGTGTTTCTtcttgaaaatttacacacatatgCTTTATGCCTCTAAGTATGtgtgtatttttttcaaaaaattttgaAACGTGAAAATTTGAATTTTGATCGAGTCAAActcgggctccatggagcccgagCTCTAAAGAGCATTTTCGCTTGTATGGGCTGCTCTCTGTATATACACGTAACATTGTTGAATAGAACCGTAAGTTCGACCATCGCGTGTGCTCTCGtctctacatggtatcagactGGTCATGTTTCCCACAATCCTCCTTTTCACTTCCGCCATGGATCTTTCAGATCTCTCATATGCCTCCGGCAGCAACCCCTTTGTCGACGCAAAACCCTTCACTGAGCCCTCTTCCTCCACCTCTCTATTGGTGTCCCTAGCCAACATTCTCACCATGAACATACCCTCCCAGGTGCACGTCGTCCTCGACCTGGTGTCGCCAACTACACCACATGGCTGACATTCTTCCACACCCTGCTGATGTCCTTCAACCTCGAGGACCACGTCGACGGCTCCATGGACGCCCGGACTCGCCTCCATGACTTGGTCTGGACGCATTGGACTGGTGCATCATCCGGTGGGTCCTCGGCCGCATCTCCGATCAAGTCACATGCATCGTCAACCACTGGAATCCCACGACTCACTCACTCTAGATTGCGATTCGATGCCTCTTTCTCCAAAACCGCAATCAGCAGGGGGGCTGGCGCTGGAGGAATTCCATGGGCTCTTTCAGAACGAGCTCCCTGTCAATGAGTATGGCACTCGTCTCCAAACCCCGCCGACACCCTCAAAAGAACAAAGAGGAAGCACAACGAGAACCAGAGCTAGAGCATGGTTAATCGTTTTTCCTTATCTATTCTATAAGTGTTTGTTATTTCCCCTTTGCATTGTTTAGGCACCCCACGGAACAATTATACGACCCCACACAAACATGTATATTCGCATGATATACAAACACATTATGGATAAAAGTGAAAATAGAAATTTGTCTATACATCCGTAAATATGCAAATCTTGGCGCGGATCAACGACACAGAATCCGCGTGCCCCCGCAATTGCGTGCCCTAAATCCTCTCCGCCATGGTGAAGTGCATTTTGCGCTACATCCGTGGCACTACAGGGTACGGCCTTGCgcttgtgtaacaccccggatgtaattttccatatttgtaactccaactcttgccattttcggctatgtgttatgatattcccttcgtggtcgggttttgtttttcgttttgcattttgttcatgtcatgcatctcatatcatgtcatcatgtgcattgcatttgcatacgagttcgtctcatgcatccgagcatttttcccgttgtccgttttgcaatctggcactcccaCGCGCACAGGCGcgtccctcttgtttcttttcgtgagcgggtgttaaacgttctcggaatggaccgagtcttgtcaagttg
Protein-coding regions in this window:
- the LOC123167791 gene encoding uncharacterized protein — translated: MASEEEQSSLLLDPAYARSKSVIHDELRSFRVFLQWCALDHSSPAARAASYTAFLALALAVPAAVTASLRADASLSPASASAVTFNRVATLTASGLAAVSFVTLAVFFRRCGGLRQLLFLDGRLRDDTAFVRRRYERELDRAFRLLAALLVPALCVEAAHKAVFFFSTVRVEPPLPLPHVPWRGVALVATVASWVYRTGVFLLVCVLFRLTCELQILRFEGIYHMFDAEACAAADEIFVEHRRIRTQLLATSHRYRVFIICCLVTITVSQLGALLVALSSKDGKSFANSGDLLVGSSVQLSGFFMCLFGAARITHRAQRIVSIASQWHMRMVSAALHHGKPGVSTSASDIDPVALTAPLLPGAGCDYKSRQALVTYLWHNSGGITLFGFTLDRGLLHTIFAFEMTLVLWILSKAVVLS